One region of Manis pentadactyla isolate mManPen7 chromosome 9, mManPen7.hap1, whole genome shotgun sequence genomic DNA includes:
- the SLC35C1 gene encoding GDP-fucose transporter 1 isoform X2 has translation MALMGTSDPSGEAEASKEKPFLLQALQITLVVSLYWVTSISMVFLNKYLLDSPSLQLDTPIFITFYQCLVTTLLCKGLSTLASCCPGAVDFPTLRLDLRVARSILPLSVVFIGMITFNNLCLKYVGVAFYNVGRSLTTVFNVLLSYMLLKQTTSLYALLTCGFIIGGFWLGVDQEGAEGTLSWMGTFFGMLASLCVSLNAIYTKKVLPAVDGSIWRLTFYNNINACVLFVPLLLLLGEFRALSDFPQLGSAHFWGMMTLGGLFGFAIGYVTGLQIKFTSPLTHSVSGTAKACAQTVLAVLYYEETKSFLWWTSNMMVLGGSSAYTWVRGWEMKKTQEEPSPKEDEKNSIGV, from the exons ATGGCACTGATGGGGACTTCCGATCCCTCtggagaggcagaggccagcaAGGAGAAACCCTTTCTGCTGCAGGCATTGCAGATCACACTGGTGGTCTCACTCTACTGGGTCACCTCCATCTCCATGGTGTTCCTTAACAAGTACCTGCTGGATAGTCCCTCCCTACAGCTGGACACCCCCATCTTCATCACCTTCTACCAGTGCCTGGTGACCACACTGCTTTGCAAGGGCCTCAGCACCCTGGCATCCTGTTGCCCTGGGGCTGTGGACTTCCCCACCCTGCGCCTGGACCTCAGGGTGGCCCGCAGCATCCTGCCCCTGTCAGTTGTCTTCATTGGCATGATCACCTTCAATAACCTGTGTCTCAAGTATGTGGGGGTGGCCTTCTACAACGTGGGCCGCTCGCTCACCACCGTCTTCAATGTGCTGCTGTCCTACATGCTGCTCAAGCAGACCACCTCCCTCTATGCCTTGCTTACCTGTGGCTTCATCATTG GTGGCTTCTGGCTTGGTGTGGACCAGGAGGGGGCAGAAGGTACCCTGTCTTGGATGGGCACCTTCTTTGGCATGTTAGCCAGCCTCTGTGTGTCACTCAATGCCATTTACACCAAGAAAGTGCTCCCAGCAGTGGATGGCAGCATCTGGCGCCTGACCTTCTACAACAACATCAATGCCTGTGTCCTCTTCGTGCCCCTGCTCCTGCTGCTGGGGGAGTTTCGGGCTCTCTCTGACTTTCCCCAGCTGGGCAGCGCCCACTTCTGGGGCATGATGACTCTGGGCGGCCTGTTTGGCTTCGCCATTGGCTACGTGACAGGACTGCAGATCAAGTTCACCAGTCCTCTGACCCACAGTGTATCCGGGACAGCCAAAGCCTGTGCCCAGACAGTGCTGGCCGTACTCTACTACGAGGAAACCAAGAGCTTCCTCTGGTGGACAAGCAACATGATGGTACTGGGGGGCTCCTCCGCCTACACCTGGGTCAGGGGCTGGGAGATGAAGAAGACTCAGGAGGAGCCCAGCCCCAAAGAGGATGAGAAGAACAGCATCGGGGTGTGA
- the SLC35C1 gene encoding GDP-fucose transporter 1 isoform X1, translated as MERTQEQATDDGARANNWKKLALVAAWAPLKRSRILHMALMGTSDPSGEAEASKEKPFLLQALQITLVVSLYWVTSISMVFLNKYLLDSPSLQLDTPIFITFYQCLVTTLLCKGLSTLASCCPGAVDFPTLRLDLRVARSILPLSVVFIGMITFNNLCLKYVGVAFYNVGRSLTTVFNVLLSYMLLKQTTSLYALLTCGFIIGGFWLGVDQEGAEGTLSWMGTFFGMLASLCVSLNAIYTKKVLPAVDGSIWRLTFYNNINACVLFVPLLLLLGEFRALSDFPQLGSAHFWGMMTLGGLFGFAIGYVTGLQIKFTSPLTHSVSGTAKACAQTVLAVLYYEETKSFLWWTSNMMVLGGSSAYTWVRGWEMKKTQEEPSPKEDEKNSIGV; from the exons ATGGAGAGAACTCAGGAGCAGGCCACTGACGATGGTGCTAGAGCGAACAACTGGAAGAAGTTGGCCCTTGTGGCTGCCTG GGCCCCTCTGAAGCGCTCCAGGATCCTGCACATGGCACTGATGGGGACTTCCGATCCCTCtggagaggcagaggccagcaAGGAGAAACCCTTTCTGCTGCAGGCATTGCAGATCACACTGGTGGTCTCACTCTACTGGGTCACCTCCATCTCCATGGTGTTCCTTAACAAGTACCTGCTGGATAGTCCCTCCCTACAGCTGGACACCCCCATCTTCATCACCTTCTACCAGTGCCTGGTGACCACACTGCTTTGCAAGGGCCTCAGCACCCTGGCATCCTGTTGCCCTGGGGCTGTGGACTTCCCCACCCTGCGCCTGGACCTCAGGGTGGCCCGCAGCATCCTGCCCCTGTCAGTTGTCTTCATTGGCATGATCACCTTCAATAACCTGTGTCTCAAGTATGTGGGGGTGGCCTTCTACAACGTGGGCCGCTCGCTCACCACCGTCTTCAATGTGCTGCTGTCCTACATGCTGCTCAAGCAGACCACCTCCCTCTATGCCTTGCTTACCTGTGGCTTCATCATTG GTGGCTTCTGGCTTGGTGTGGACCAGGAGGGGGCAGAAGGTACCCTGTCTTGGATGGGCACCTTCTTTGGCATGTTAGCCAGCCTCTGTGTGTCACTCAATGCCATTTACACCAAGAAAGTGCTCCCAGCAGTGGATGGCAGCATCTGGCGCCTGACCTTCTACAACAACATCAATGCCTGTGTCCTCTTCGTGCCCCTGCTCCTGCTGCTGGGGGAGTTTCGGGCTCTCTCTGACTTTCCCCAGCTGGGCAGCGCCCACTTCTGGGGCATGATGACTCTGGGCGGCCTGTTTGGCTTCGCCATTGGCTACGTGACAGGACTGCAGATCAAGTTCACCAGTCCTCTGACCCACAGTGTATCCGGGACAGCCAAAGCCTGTGCCCAGACAGTGCTGGCCGTACTCTACTACGAGGAAACCAAGAGCTTCCTCTGGTGGACAAGCAACATGATGGTACTGGGGGGCTCCTCCGCCTACACCTGGGTCAGGGGCTGGGAGATGAAGAAGACTCAGGAGGAGCCCAGCCCCAAAGAGGATGAGAAGAACAGCATCGGGGTGTGA